From the genome of Lotus japonicus ecotype B-129 chromosome 6, LjGifu_v1.2, one region includes:
- the LOC130726594 gene encoding Holliday junction resolvase MOC1, chloroplastic: protein MESLQFKPEFPQNQLHFMNKLHPNLNLNLKPTTISFIHIRAFCASSSSPIQTKVRRKVKASESDAQLKENWLASLSYPNRLNEEQDLTRKNDASEWILGIDPDVSGAVALLKTHDSVCSPQVFDSPHVQILVGKRTRRRLDAKSVVELVRSFDAPLGTTAYIEQSLPFPQDGKQGWWSGGFGYGLWIGILVASGFSVVPVPSFTWKAKFELSGSRISKDDSRRVAATLFPSVSSLLLRKKDHGRAEALLIAAYGKDQKKNSLEGTLSH from the exons ATGGAATCCCTGCAATTCAAACCAGAGTTCCCCCAAAATCAGTTGCATTTCATGAACAAACTCCATCCCAATCTCAATCTCAATCTCAAACCCACCACCATTTCCTTCATTCACATCAGGGCCTTCtgtgcttcttcatcttctccaatcCAAACCAAAGTTCGGCGCAAGGTTAAGGCTTCTGAATCTGATGCTCAACTCAAGGAGAATTGGTTGGCTTCACTCTCTTACCCGAATCGTTTGAATGAAGAGCAGGACCTGACCCGCAAAAACGATGCCTCCGAATGGATCCTCGGAATCGACCCGGATGTCTCTGGTGCTGTGGCGCTGTTGAAAACCCATGATTCTGTTTGCTCACCTCAG GTATTTGACTCTCCTCATGTGCAAATACTTGTTGGCAAAAGAACACGGAGACGTTTAGATGCCAAGTCTGTCGTTGAGTTGGTTCGCAGTTTTGATGCTCCACTTG GAACCACAGCATATATAGAGCAGTCACTCCCTTTTCCACAAGATGGGAAGCAG GGCTGGTGGAGTGGAGGATTTGGGTATGGGCTATGGATTGGGATCTTAGTTGCTTCAGGGTTTTCAGTTGTTCCAGTGCCATCTTTTACTTGGAAAGCAAAATTTGAACTTTCTGGAAGCAGGATTTCAAAG GATGATAGCAGGAGAGTTGCAGCCACATTATTTCCATCAGTTAGTTCCCTATTACTTAGGAAAAAAGATCACG GAAGAGCTGAGGCTTTACTGATTGCTGCATATGGCAAAGACCAAAAGAAGAATAGCTTGGAAGGAACCTTGTCACACTAA
- the LOC130726385 gene encoding uncharacterized protein LOC130726385 isoform X2 — MVLAHPVPLRTLSIKRCSKKYIASAQCASYLLPKRALYNMSRYTCCAGYMPCSKRCGESKCPEFCFCTEETEAELKLKKCSGIGQGRVKCSLSKCEGSPN; from the exons ATGGTACTAGCACACCCGGTGCCACTAAGAACATTGTCTATAAAGAGGTGTTCCAAAAAATATATAGCTAG TGCTCAATGTGCATCATACTTGCTTCCCAAGCGAGCTCTTTACAATATGTCAAG ATACACATGCTGTGCTGGTTACATGCCCTGCAGCAAAAGGTGTGGAGAAAGTAAATGTCCTGAATTTTGCTTTTGCACTGAG GAAACtgaagcagaattgaaattgaaaaaatgttCGGGAATTGGCCAAGGTAGAGTTAAATGCAGCCTTAGCAAATGTGAAGGCAGCCCAAATTGA
- the LOC130726385 gene encoding uncharacterized protein LOC130726385 isoform X1 produces MVLAHPVPLRTLSIKRCSKKYIASAQCASYLLPKRALYNMSRYTCCAGYMPCSKRCGESKCPEFCFCTEEIIVEDIKYGQGRNIVSDSTIAQRSGPLKLSDLLAFLPFLYMATVIFLSLYYIFVKVKFIFHICRKLKQN; encoded by the exons ATGGTACTAGCACACCCGGTGCCACTAAGAACATTGTCTATAAAGAGGTGTTCCAAAAAATATATAGCTAG TGCTCAATGTGCATCATACTTGCTTCCCAAGCGAGCTCTTTACAATATGTCAAG ATACACATGCTGTGCTGGTTACATGCCCTGCAGCAAAAGGTGTGGAGAAAGTAAATGTCCTGAATTTTGCTTTTGCACTGAG GAAATAATTGTTGAGGACATAAAATATGGGCAGGGTAGGAACATAGTTAGCGATAGCACCATCGCGCAGCGTAGCGGACCCCTGAAATTGAGTGATTTACTAGCGTTTTTGCCCTTTCTCTATATGGCTACTGTTATTTTTCTtagtttatattatatatttgttAAGGTTAAGTTCATCTTTCATATTTGCAGGAAACtgaagcagaattga
- the LOC130725429 gene encoding receptor-like protein 43, producing MCFQIGPEKGMQQGGQPPLAVLGQPPLSEYSWFPEEIKNILNLKQLKLGLNNLNGTIPDEIGHLSHLEVLELHQNDFQGPIPSSIGNLTVLQTLNVKMPGLNSSILAGISFCTNLKFVDMSVNSLTGSLPLSMASLTRIREFGLSSNQLSGEIYPSLLSSWPELFSLQLQFNDM from the coding sequence ATGTGCTTCCAAATTGGCCCAGAGAAAGGGATGCAGCAAGGAGGACAGCCACCTTTAGCTGTTTTAGGACAGCCACCTTTATCTGAGTACTCATGGTTTCCTGAGGAAATCAAGAATATTTTAAACCTCAAACAGCTAAAACTTGGACTAAACAATCTGAATGGTACTATACCAGATGAGATTGGTCATTTGTCACACCTTGAGGTGCTTGAGTTGCATCAAAATGACTTCCAAGGCCCAATACCATCATCAATTGGAAACCTCACTGTGCTCCAGACATTGAACGTGAAGATGCCAGGCCTAAACTCCAGCATCCTAGCTGGTATAAGCTTCTGCACCAACCTTAAATTTGTTGACATGTCAGTAAATAGCTTGACAGGTTCCTTGCCTCTTTCTATGGCTTCATTAACAAGGATCAGAGAGTTTGGACTCTCTTCTAACCAGTTATCTGGAGAGATTTATCCATCTCTTCTATCAAGTTGGCCTGAACTCTTCTCTTTGCAACTCCAGTTCAATGACATGTGA
- the LOC130723635 gene encoding F-box protein At2g26850-like, which produces MLLYFITCFSFFLFLKSLLLKPLPSWATEMRLLSLLFCQELSVSKLFWNLPWLGFHCQIPSRMSLMKKSLSSRVENDDQEDSQDLSVLDLPDLALECILERLPPSALCQMAGVCRSLRESCVSDHLWERHMKQKWGKVIGPAAYREWKWHVASTRNVGGLKHGKQRGLMRFLSLRWPFPWMKLKGDPNVRSKQGSFSPVDSVMSWYLALETGNFWFPGQVYNRENGHVGFMLSCYDAEVSYDSRTDTFQARYPPHGRRTDARECGIPWERIRAPPVDTSPHDLHISGCLHDLHPGDHIEIQWRRNKEFPYGWWYGVVGHLESCNGDENYCRCHSNDTVVLEFNHYTPGSRWRQTTVSRKDHREEGNEADGFYGGIRKIKSESEISIWKRLWPSEVLD; this is translated from the exons ATGTTACTTTACTTCATTACttgcttctccttcttcctgTTTTTAAAGTCTCTTCTTCTCAAACCACTCCCATCATGGGCAACTGAGATGAGGTTGCTTTCCCTTTTGTTTTGTCAAGAGTTGTCAGTCTCCAAGTTGTTTTGGAATCTCCCTTGGCTTGGTTTTCATTGTCAAATTCCTTCAAGAATGTCTCTTATGAAGAAGAGTCTGAGCTCAAGAGTAGAGAATGATGATCAAGAAGACAGCCAGGACTTGTCAGTGTTGGACTTGCCTGACCTGGCCTTGGAGTGCATTCTTGAGAGGCTACCTCCCTCTGCACTGTGTCAAATGGCTGGCGTTTGCCGTTCCTTGAGGGAGAGTTGTGTGAGTGATCACCTGTGGGAGAGGCACATGAAGCAGAAATGGGGTAAAGTTATTGGTCCAGCTGCATACAGGGAGTGGAAATGGCATGTTGCTTCAACAAGGAATGTTGGGGGTCTTAAACATGGGAAGCAGAGAGGCTTGATGAGATTTCTTTCTCTTCGTTGGCCTTTTCCATGGATGAAATTAAAGGGTGATCCAAATGTCAGAAGCAAGCAGGGGAGTTTTTCACCTGTTGATTCTGTCATGAGCTGGTATCTTGCTCTTGAGACAGGCAATTTCTGGTTTCCTGGTCAGGTCTATAACCGTGAG AATGGTCATGTTGGATTCATGTTATCTTGCTATGATGCTGAGGTGAGCTATGATTCACGAACCGATACCTTCCAAGCCAG ATATCCTCCGCATGGAAGAAGGACAGATGCTAGAGAGTGTGGCATCCCATGGGAAAGGATAAGAGCACCTCCTGTTGATACCTCGCCTCATGATCTTCATATCTCTGGCTGTTTACATGATTTGCATCCGGGTGATCACATAGAGATTCAGTGGAGGAGAAATAAAGAATTTCCTTATG GTTGGTGGTATGGTGTTGTGGGCCACTTGGAGTCCTGCAATGGAGATGAAAATTATTGCCGCTGTCATAGTAATG ACACAGTGGTGCTAGAATTCAATCACTACACTCCTGGCTCGCGATGGAGACAAACCACTGTCAGTAGGAAAGACCATAGAGAGGAGGGAAATGAGGCTGATGGCTTTTATGGGGGAATAAGAAAGATTAAGAGTGAATCTGAGATTTCCATTTGGAAACGCCTTTGGCCATCTGAAGTCTTGGATTAG